A genomic segment from Leptolyngbya boryana PCC 6306 encodes:
- a CDS encoding FecCD family ABC transporter permease — MTATLPKASKSPISLLLGLGLGSIVLLIVLIYSVTLGARDIPLPTILASFTTFDNSFDHLVIQTVRLPRSLIALSVGAALAVSGALMQGLTRNPLAETGILGIEAGGALAVVMSLFLFGSSSLTVYAGVAFLGAAIAAILVYLLGTLGRGGATPLNLTVAGAALSALISSITTAILIVSQRTFEEIRFWLAGSLAGRDFDLFLQVLPFLGAGLLIAFLLGRQITTISLGEEVATSLGQQTLWIKGLTAISIVLLAGSSVAIAGPIGFVGLVVPHMVRFFIKTDYRWILPYSAVLGAILLLVSDIAARVLLKPQELPVGVMTAIVGAPFFVYLAKTKVKK; from the coding sequence ATGACTGCTACTCTCCCTAAAGCTTCTAAATCCCCCATTTCGCTGTTATTGGGACTCGGTTTAGGCTCAATTGTTCTGCTCATTGTTTTGATTTACAGCGTCACACTGGGTGCAAGAGACATTCCACTGCCGACGATTTTGGCATCGTTCACGACCTTTGATAACTCCTTTGATCATCTGGTAATCCAGACGGTGCGATTGCCACGATCGCTGATTGCGCTCTCGGTCGGTGCTGCTCTGGCGGTCTCCGGTGCATTGATGCAAGGTCTAACCCGCAACCCACTCGCCGAAACCGGAATCCTGGGGATTGAAGCAGGCGGTGCTTTAGCGGTTGTGATGAGTTTGTTTCTGTTTGGTAGCTCATCGTTAACGGTTTATGCGGGGGTAGCATTTTTAGGAGCCGCGATCGCGGCGATACTTGTTTATCTGTTAGGAACCTTGGGACGCGGCGGTGCAACTCCTTTAAATTTGACGGTCGCTGGAGCCGCGTTGTCTGCCTTGATCTCTTCCATCACGACTGCCATTTTGATTGTGAGTCAGCGCACGTTTGAAGAGATTCGATTTTGGCTAGCAGGATCACTCGCAGGACGGGATTTTGACCTGTTTTTACAGGTCTTGCCATTCTTAGGTGCTGGATTGCTGATTGCATTCTTACTGGGTCGGCAGATCACAACAATTAGTTTAGGAGAGGAAGTCGCAACGAGCTTGGGTCAACAGACGCTTTGGATTAAAGGATTGACCGCAATAAGCATTGTTCTCTTGGCTGGAAGTTCAGTTGCGATCGCAGGTCCAATTGGCTTTGTTGGCTTAGTTGTACCTCACATGGTTCGATTCTTTATCAAAACAGATTATCGCTGGATTTTGCCTTACTCAGCCGTACTCGGTGCGATTCTGCTATTAGTCTCGGATATTGCAGCACGAGTATTACTGAAGCCTCAAGAGCTTCCGGTGGGTGTGATGACTGCTATTGTAGGCGCACCATTTTTTGTCTATCTCGCAAAAACGAAGGTGAAAAAATGA